Sequence from the Bicyclus anynana chromosome 2, ilBicAnyn1.1, whole genome shotgun sequence genome:
GATCGtttgaaatttaattacatttttgatGCCTTgcatttatttacctacttactgaTTTCCGAACGAACAATTATATTCAAAGAAAAATTAAGTGCATCAGATGTCTACTAAAgatattatagaaatataaCGATATCACTTTTTTCCAATAATCTAATAATTCTAATTAGTACGTtcattattgtatattttagaaGTTACGTCATCAACTATAGCAGTGCGTAGAGTTTTGTCTATAGGATTTTTTACTGTtacagatataatataatatacatatctgttcataataaatttacaaCACTAAGTGAATAATTAGGTATGACTCAACGTAAATAGCGAATTCGTTTCATAAGGTCAAGGTTAAAGGGCAACTCTTTAGGGTGTTTGGAAGCAAttagtgtatttatttttaggagCGACGTCAGGCGTCGAGTGtcaaaactaatttataaagtTCTGGAAAACTCAGCGGTCCAAagatacctattataataaaagttaatccAAGCCTCGGGGTCGATTTAAATTCGAGATGTCTTGAAAATTGAATTGCAAATGCGATAGAATATTGCCGAGGCAACATATTTTCAAGATGCTTTGATGCTGATGTTCGAGTGAAACTTGTGAAAatcatttgtttattaattataaaatatgtgtTGCCGTTTTACCGAGTTATTAATATGCTTTATCAGTTGTACTAAAGATGCTTCACACATAATCGGTTTCCCCGAATTCAGACATTTGTACTTTCAAGTGTGGTCACTAAGGGTAAGGCATTAGGACTAGTATTATAAAACCTATAGGTATACCTCATAGGTCCCAACGTCACTTTTAGCAGTATTTCGATTTTGATAAAGAGATGCTAATAGATTTTCCCTACACACTAGGCTTTAGTTCTCTCTGAACACGAGGAGCCGAGGATACTAAAGATGACCACGGAGGCGAAGGTAGCGGTGAGCACGTTAAAGACAGAGACTAGCAACTCATACCTCACGCAGTTGTTGATGGGCGTGTTATAGGAGCCGAAAGCGATGAGAGAATCGAAGAAGTAATGTTCTTTTTAATAAGCACTCACTTGGTGATACACTTCTCGACCATAGTGAAAGCCTTGAAGCCGAGGATACTGAAGATGACCACGGAGGCGTAGATGGCGGTGAGCGCGTTACAGACGGACACCAGCAACACATCCCTCACGCAGTTGTTGTTGGGCGTGTTGTAGGAGCCGAAAGCGATGAGAGAACCGAAGGCGAGCCCGAAGGAGTAAAACACTTGAGTGGCTGCGTCCAACCATACTGTCGGGTCGAGGAGCTTGTTTAGCTGGAATAGATTAAATGAATTAgaggtatttatatattttgggtAATTTGTGTAaggaatattaaaaagttaatatgAACATTTCGTCATAAAAATCGGTGAATATTCGAATATTGAGAAATCTGTCTGTTGATGAGTTTTGAGATCatgttgattgattgataatcGCTTTAAATTAAGTTGCGTAATGGTTGCGTACATATAATTTATCAAACACGTCATATTTGACAAACTACGAGTAATTGATTGATAACCAGTAACGTATTTTTACCGAGAGCATACAAAATACATGTGATGTAGACAGTATTCATCTCTACctatatattacgagtatattatgtactcgtatatatttattGCCAACATATAGCTTTTTTGATTATTTGAGGTattgatatttgtttttttgcaCCGCAGCCGGAATCAGTCTTCAGATTCTATGTGTATGGTATGTAtggattattgttatttatattgctGGCTTTTGTGTAATAAACGTAAAATTACCTTAGGTTTATACATGTGAATAATACCATCCGCAGAACCGGGTAAAGTTATTCCGCGGACGAAGAATATTGTAAGCACCACATAAGGAAACAGAGATGTGAAATAGACgacctaaaaagaaaaaaagaaactaaactACTAATTCTTAACGAacgaaaaatatcaataaaccTTGTAGTTAAAACTAATACTAAAGAGAGTGCCTCAAGGATGGCCTTTAGGACCAATTATGTTAAAAGTTTATACCAATGGTAAGCTTCTTAAAATAACagtttaatgtaaaaatattaatttaaataccttTCCACTACTTTGAATACCCTTCATAACGATGAAGAAGACAATAATCCAAGCCAGCAGAAGATAAAGCACAATCCACCATCGCGGTGCACCGGGTTGATCGATACTGGGCGACGCATCCAAAGCCTCTCTGTACCAATAGTAAACAGTTGCAGACGCTTTGGTACATTCAGCTTCAGCCGTGCCATTGTCTTGGGGACAGTGTGCCCAGGGCAATTGATCTGCACTTAACTGTAACCAAAGAAAACGCGtcaaattatagtttttattcaactaaatgaaatgaagtaCATTAGGAAATAAAAATCCCCAGAATGTGaaagtaaatttaataaaaattagtgtACTTTTCGTTGTGATAGACAAGGTGTAAGAATGAATTAAACATCCTTTagaagttttttattttgatgtctCATTCGAGGGTCTTGAATAAATTTTAGCGCACACATTATTCCGTTTACACCATTTTGCCTTTTTGCCTTTGCTGCTGTCGgataaaaatattgctttagGTTTATGTAAATCGAATATCTTAGAAAGCTAACGAAGCTTACCCGAATACTATTGAAGAGGTAGAAGAAGACCCAAGTGATGATAACGTTGTAGTACAAAGCGACGAACAGGGTGACAACACAGCTCGCTATGCCGATACCGCCAAGCCATGGGTGGATAGTATTCCAGACACCAAGGGAGCCAAGCCGCATCTTCTGACCAATTGCCATTTCAATCAGGAAGAGTGGAATACCTTCCAGGATCAACATGATCAGGAACGGGATGAGAAACGCACCTGAAAGTCATGATCCTATGATATGATAGAAATAAATGGCATGATAACAATAAATGTCATGACagcaataaatgtaaaatacataTCAGACAAATTTTTAGGGTAGAAAGTATCACAAAGGTATcactaataaatgtttatttgaaagTATAACGTAACGTATGTACGTACGCTTGTATGAAATTTACTACGATAATAGTTCAGCTGCGGAATAACAAATTTATATTGATATACAAAACAGTTTTGCtagtattcattatttttttacagcttTAACAGATTGAAAACGTGCCAATCAAACATTGATTTCAACTTGATATTTTCATCCAATCCGAAAGAATTCAGAAAGAATATTAACAAGTAGACAGATGGACAATAAAGTCGTCTCGTATATTGatttagttttttctttttcaattaaaactCTACACAATAGCGATGTGAACATCCATAATACGTTGTTCACATTAACGAAATGTTTATTTCGATATTTCTTATTAGATCAGGTAGATGTAAAATTCTGACACTAATGATACTCTAATGAATATCTAATGATGATTTGAgttagtgatagcccagtggatataacctctgcctccgtttccggaagatgaggattcgaatccagtccggggcatgcaccaccaacttttcagttgtgtgcattttaagaaattaaatgtcacgtgtctcaaacggtgaaggaaaacatcgtgaggaaaccatagaattttcttaattctctgagtgtgtgaagtctgccaatccgtattgggccagtgtggtggactattggcctaacccctctcattctgagaggagattcgacctcagcagtgagtcgaatatgggttgataacgaatgatTTGTATCTACGCCTTAGGCCTTAGGCCTACGGTTTGCATGAGGATGCATTGCATTAAGCATTCCAACCAAGGTTAATCATTCCTTTCCATCAAGTATATTTGTAATCATGTGCTATCTGTAGGTAAAAAATGACCGCGCATTTATTTAGCTTATTGCTGCACTCTCCAGGGAGTAATGCCCCGAGAGTGTGAGCTACGCTTTTATTTACACTCACTTATTGATAGCACTCGTACGAGTTATATCGATTATACGGTTACTCAACTCACCCACACGATCTGTGTTTTTTCATTTGCCTATACTTTAGCATACTTTACAGAACAAAcgaaaaacataaattatacaGGTTCAATATCACTTTTGCGTAAGTAATCTATAACAttgttatcaaccaatattcggctcactgctgagctcgagtctcctcttagaatgagaggggttaggccaataatccaccacgctggcccaatgcggtttggcagacttcacacacgcagagaattaagaaaattctctggtatgcaggtttccttacaatgtttttcttcaccgtttgagacacgtgataattaatttcttataatgcacacaactgaaaagatggaagtgcatgccccggaccggattcgaacccacactctccggaatcggatcaTATGCACTGGACTACCACGGAATCTTTAACCCTTAATAAGGCGCGAGCCTGTGTCATAGCTAGAATGAAATTTAGGGTGGATTTAAGGAAATCAATACCGTAGATTTCGAAAAAGTAGTTAAAAAAGAGGGGGATTAGGGGGGAACACCCCCATTTTTCAGTGGGAAATATATTCCCTTTGCCCGATTATGTCTGTGTAATGAATTTGAAAGTGGGAAAATAATTCCCCTTGCCTGTTTAGGTTATAACTTTTACAggatttttgttgttatttatatactagtatTTGCCTCTGGCTTCGTtggtttagtattttttgtatgtttgtattactaaactaaaacgacttaaaaatattattataaaaagatttactcacttaatttgaaaacaactttattaaaaatatataaaaaaaactattcttcAAGAGAAGGAGCTTCataaaacaatttgaaaaaGTACAACTTGACAAGTGcagtataatattttagttctctTCTCTTCCTTCTTTGTGCTATAGAAACGACATCTTTTGGTAGGTATGCCTTCCTCAGGAAGATAAACCCCAACATTGAGGAGAAGGATCTCATCTGGTACGCCGAAATTAGAACCCTTATTTTTTAGACAAAATTAGCCGACTTTTCTTGCTTAAGTAGATTAAAATCAGCTGACCACTGCTCAACTTTCTTGTTTTCCTTATTTATGTCTATAAATCTAGAAATAAATATCCAAAATATCAGAAATAGCTATAGAATATGATAAGAATAATATGAAGAGGAACATATGGTAGCATAAGTATTATGTACGTCCCTTATTAATCTATGTCCCCAATTTTAGCTTTATTTTcagtagatttttattttttgtccccCATAGTCatactaagtattttatatatatataccgaATAAGAAATCAACAAGACGCAATCGGGCAATGGGAATTATTTTCCCACTTATAAATTTCAACAATTTGAGGGTAAAGAACACTAATAAAGACGTAAAACCAATATACACATATAGTATGATAGTAATGTTACATAATACAGAAATCATAATCTACTTACAGGATTTTTAGTAgaacaatttgatttttttttctttacatctACCGAAAACGTCcgttatttttactattttcacGTCACTGCACTTTTAACATTGATATATCAGTTCAAGTTCGCCATATTTTGTTAAGTGTCGCACGGTAATTAGTTCACAGTTTACTAAGAAACTGTACTGTATGCTTGCGATAATTCTATGGGctatctttaatataaaaatggaaaaaaagtaaaatggttCGTGGTGGGAAATATATTCCCCTTGCCTTATTAAGGGTTAACATACACAAACCTATCTATTATAGAGATAGTTTGTACACAATCTAATCAAATAAATGGCATGGTTAAAAGTGAACCTAAAAACGtgataataatacaaaacactattaaaaaattataaaaaaataaacccacccggtgcgggacatttgagtgcccaagcaaccggtggtcaggggtCAAGAGTGAGGAACCTActtacaatacgcgccgtctcaagaataactgccttctgtatctaattcttgatccaacagttaagtgaaagcttcttaagatgttggtcgaaacttttcgctataagaccattgactgaattatactaatttttttaattatactaaatttattattatgcttTTACGACTATAGTCTGAGAAAAGGTCATAAGAAATTCAGCATTCATGTAAGTTTGGCGAGATATGCCGAAGATAGGTATAAGTAAAATGTTATTACAGAATTGGGACGCTAAAACATGTAGGAGTATGAATAATATAAGACCGGTGAACGTTTTTATTACCCCAACACGCCACCTCGATACGCCGAAGTTATACAACATTCCGGGCCAACTGGGGGTATGCCAAGGTCACCGTATCAATACTTAATGCCTGCGAACTTTTAGGACTACCTACATTATGAAAGTCCTGGAAGTATCTACCCTCGGTAgtattaaattaagtattgaAAGTTTCAAATATAGACCGTTTATACTAAGTACTTAGTCATGATGCAGCTTAagttacatataataaataataaataagggttccgtagtccacaagaacTCTTATTTGTcattccaccttcacacaggaaataaagctataagaaattgtaattgttatcaattgtaaattataatactgtatgactttttcaaaagagcaactgttgagtttcttgccggtatcttctcagcagaacctgccttccgaaccggtggtagaatcttacaaatagtcaactgacgtgtcaaaagtcctcgtaaactgagcctacttgaaataaatgatttttgatttcattgatttgatttgatttgatgattcGTATAATGTacaatgaacatcgattcgaCGACGTAgtctttaattataattttatatgtcctttttttatttttttattacaggttAAGGTAGTTGATTAAACATTATTGACAGTcagtataaataattacaaatttagatttatttagaaaattggCTCCATAAATTCTCCTTATTTATggcaattttcagctctgtatcattcgcataatttgggcccgagtttgtatggagactgggtgTCTCCTTTCAGCCAAACCTATTCAGTAGTTAGTAGAGAACATCTATATCGCTTCTTTGCTTCAACAACTTTTGTGATATCTCGAAAtctcgaaaaacactattttacAGGAGGCTAATTCTTTAACTTGCAAAAAATGTTCGTGTTCCAACTAAtgtattttaaagtattataattaaattaaattttttaaattaaattaaatatttaaaataaataaaattaaataaataaaaaacaattttttgccacgaaaagtttaaaaagagcctcgtctaaaatattttttttttaaataatacgttATTGAAGCAAAGCGGCATATtcacacaaaaactaaaaaaaaaaataatcacacataaacaaaaaaaaataaaccttggctgagtttgttgtgggtttggaaccctcgtaactttaattttaagttttcgactatttttaccaccattagattaaattaaattatgacataatcctgacatttcaaaagtgcttgtaaactaagcctaaatgaaataaatgaattttagaatttcattatcaattaatatgaaataaatgaattttgattttttttttcatactgcCATACAaagtttcgcatttataatattagtaggtattagaATACAGCGAGAGTACTTCGTAAGGATAACTATTGAGCAGCGGCGTGCACACCAAAGATGCAAAAATGCGTTGTCTATGCTgagaactcattacgaacctttATTGTGCACCATTTTGTATCTATGCATATCCTAGTTAAAAATCCTGTGCACGCCAATGCTATTGAGTAGTATAGATATCTCTAGGGTCCCAGTAATATCGTAGGCGGAAACAAACATGAAAGTTCGTAGCGAGCTCTACGGCGTAGACTCGTAGCATCAAAATCAATACCGCGGTACCGACCCCTGCCCCGCGCGACCACTAAATTTAGATTCACTGAAATAATCTGAAACTCTAGTTCAGTTCGTATTCCTTCTGATGACCTACATTCTACTGTCcacaaatattttatgaaataaacattTCGTTTAACTTGTTTGATTTAATAAActatagaaattaaaatattcggGATTTTTAAAGAATGAATTTTtagaaagtttatttacaaatatttgaagaaataaatattataagtaaaactGTGTTTACTTAACACACGTCGAGTGTCAATAAATATTTGACACTCGACCAAATAAAAAACTACAGTTTGAGTTTGagattctaatattttcatatttaggTAAACGATAAAACGTAATTTCTTTGAAAAGATTTACGTCTAagattttccaaaataaatcgTCTACTATAAAAATCATCGCATTTCTATTTATGACCTAGATTTTGCTGTTCACATATAGTTTATGAAATAATGATTTCGTTTAACTTGTTTATGTACCTATGTTTCTAAAatgaaatatacgagtatagcataatataatattccatTATTCGTAAATCTGGCGATtggtaaaaatatatgtttgatggaatttagatgaaggtaagccgtcccaaagaaaaataaattcatacagcgtgacacaaactccggtttctcatataactaaatacagtacaacaatgaatatgcataaaTTTTTATAGGTAACCCGGTTTTCATGAACTTTTCGCCGCTGGTAGCTACCTAAATCAATTATACGTtagataaaaaaagaataacaaactttataaatacCTCCACCATTTTGCTGACACAGGTAAGGGAACCGCCAGATGTTGCCCAAACCCACAGAATATCCAATAATAGACAGAAAGAACTGCAGTTTTCCCGACCAAGCTGCTCTGTCCTCTCCCGGAGCATCTCTCTGCAAGGAGTTTGATCTAGATCCTTGCAGCACGATGGTCACTCCATGAGGCCTTTCTGACCCATCCGCCCTTGTATTTAATGGCGCCAGTTCATGGCCATTAAGTGGACCAATAGGTTCAGCCTTCGccgccattttttttatttcaaatttagaaTGCCTTGTCTATgggtgtgtttttttaattaacgaaGCGACTTACGTCCTATTATTGTTGAATGAGtagatttttatcaataattaagtaaattataaattaattatcaccttaataaaattattgtcaatTGACTAAAAGTAATTGTTGAATGTGTGAatcaaattttcaatttgacgAGGTTCTTCGAATGGTAATCGTTACCTATGAATatgttcataatatttatttggattTATGTTTGGTGGATCTCGTAATCATACGTGAAGTATCGTATGGCGTCTTTCTTCACGAATTCTACCACTTTAAAATACGTGGTGGTCCTTTGGAGGAGTTTTTGACGTAATTTTAGCGAATCTCGGAATACGTACAAAGCCTCTCTGTGCATATATGAGCGTTATATGTACTAATAGCTAAACGAACATGGCTCTCAAGCGATTAGCATTAACGGAGCGGCTAGTTCCCCAGAACGCCCATCTTGATCTACTTGAGTGACTGATGATCTGGAACAAAGAGATTCGTTCATTAGTCACATACAACTCTGACGCATAGATACACTTATACAATGCTTTCTTTAATTGGGTTGTCCCGGGTTGATTCTCAGCTTGACGTGTCTCCAATTTGGCGAAGGAGGGGAAAAAATGTTGTCCAGTAGAGCCATCATTTAGGTAACATAATTATAcaagaaagccgtgatagcccagtggaaatgacctctgccttcgattcggagggtagGTTTgtatccggtccggagcatgtaGCATactttcagttgtatgcattttaagaaattaaacatcacgtgtctcaaacggtgaaggaaaacatcgtgaggaaacctctaggtgtgtgaagtctgccaatccgcagacaatatgaaaaaaaaacatacgcgtcaaattgagaacctcttccttatacaccgtgctaccggccgcgtctataatccgccgcgacatgtatgtatccattacgagaaactctatagtaatattaaaaataagctgaagcacattcacacgctatcgaaaaaaaaaaattaaaattgatgaaaatcttcagaacatcctgtttcattgtgtttggaaagaagaagttaatgaactttaacctagtttcagaaattttgttgtttaatacctacatacctactatttttgatacacctagtcggcggcagtgtctttactagggctgttaataaaatatcgatatatcaaaatatcgatattatcacttaatagcgataagtattcattactaatatttttatggacgatatatcgatagttcgatattgaaacgtagatatcgatactagatatttttaacaagttttaattttttaaattatttaaactaaaacattatcaaacataatctactttactttatttatactttattacgtttttcatattttagtttatttaattgcattttatcgaaaatgtcactgaaataagtaaaacataatgtattcagatagtgtacactactttaccctcagacaaaactttaaacatgtttaatcgtattaatttacttgtcaatttagttacataaaaaaatagtgaagtttaataaatacttaattgttaaaagttttcatttagccgaaaaaattattttgaaattatcgatatatcgagaatccgatatttcaaaaaatagcaagccctagtcttttgcggtttcctttttgataacgccgctcgccgcctaacccgtaactattgtcggcaatgtccaaaaataggtacaggtaagaaatgtatctttcgatcgtttcttataacgcaaggtgattggttgggtcttaataattcgatcattcgggtcacgggtctttcgtgttttgtgtatcgttaaaactcgacttaaagtatgtagttacttgagtcttaaactgaacatccgtagaacatgaatcggaacccttttcttattcgttacaagttatccatcgactacaatttcacctgacggtagtgtagtaagtgattatgcaatctgaaatggaaacggactaacttattagggggagtatttgaatccacggcttggcggtacgtctttgtcggtagggtggtaacgagccacgatcgaagtctcccaccagccaggcctggaccaaaacctcaatcggcccaaccgaggttcgaacccaggacctccgtcttgtaaatccaccgcgcacaccactgcgccacgaaggccgttaaaattccgaactgatcggattttaggttgctattctgtagagtgatgttgtacgactgaccgacgagtattcgatccagataattgttacaagtccaattcagtgtggtgaacaaaaatcgttcgcagattatttaaggcgctgacg
This genomic interval carries:
- the LOC112050257 gene encoding sodium- and chloride-dependent transporter XTRP3 isoform X2, which codes for MAAKAEPIGPLNGHELAPLNTRADGSERPHGVTIVLQGSRSNSLQRDAPGEDRAAWSGKLQFFLSIIGYSVGLGNIWRFPYLCQQNGGGAFLIPFLIMLILEGIPLFLIEMAIGQKMRLGSLGVWNTIHPWLGGIGIASCVVTLFVALYYNVIITWVFFYLFNSIRLSADQLPWAHCPQDNGTAEAECTKASATVYYWYREALDASPSIDQPGAPRWWIVLYLLLAWIIVFFIVMKGIQSSGKVVYFTSLFPYVVLTIFFVRGITLPGSADGIIHMYKPKLNKLLDPTVWLDAATQVFYSFGLAFGSLIAFGSYNTPNNNCVRDVLLVSVCNALTAIYASVVIFSILGFKAFTMVEKCITKEIKILALHHINGFTLNSTQEYYEAHYPSVNSTVTAALNLTGCSMSKNLEEAAEGTGLAFIVFTQAILKLTPAPFWSIIFFLMLLSLGLGSQIGIMEGMLCTIFDIDFFKRFSKPVITGAVCTFCFFVGLIFTTGAGEYWLKMFDSFAGTIGLVVVALLEMVSVIYIYGHERFTNDIYEMTGYRPGWYWQVTWRYVGPFIVSCILLSSLIFMLLYPPTYGAWNAEEGRVEKTPYPDWVLAIAVAMILAGILPIPVVLLLRRFQCLALDVDIHQGSIRRIETTVSTKEMMSDQDVLSPESAPPSQLLPDAAAKFTIGDFDGVDSSDERPTRLPTSIVRRPKK
- the LOC112050257 gene encoding sodium- and chloride-dependent transporter XTRP3 isoform X1, which encodes MAAKAEPIGPLNGHELAPLNTRADGSERPHGVTIVLQGSRSNSLQRDAPGEDRAAWSGKLQFFLSIIGYSVGLGNIWRFPYLCQQNGGGAFLIPFLIMLILEGIPLFLIEMAIGQKMRLGSLGVWNTIHPWLGGIGIASCVVTLFVALYYNVIITWVFFYLFNSIRLSADQLPWAHCPQDNGTAEAECTKASATVYYWYREALDASPSIDQPGAPRWWIVLYLLLAWIIVFFIVMKGIQSSGKVVYFTSLFPYVVLTIFFVRGITLPGSADGIIHMYKPKLNKLLDPTVWLDAATQVFYSFGLAFGSLIAFGSYNTPNNNCVRDVLLVSVCNALTAIYASVVIFSILGFKAFTMVEKCITKEIKILALHHINGFTLNSTQEYYEAHYPSVNSTVTAALNLTGCSMSKNLEEAAEGTGLAFIVFTQAILKLTPAPFWSIIFFLMLLSLGLGSQIGIMEGMLCTIFDIDFFKRFSKPVITGAVCTFCFFVGLIFTTGAGEYWLKMFDSFAGTIGLVVVALLEMVSVIYIYGHERFTNDIYEMTGYRPGWYWQVTWRYVGPFIVSCILLSSLIFMLLYPPTYGAWNAEEGRVEKTPYPDWVLAIAVAMILAGILPIPVVLLLRRFQCLALDVDIHQGSIRRIETTVSTKEMMSDQDSSDSEPSQPRTSAHYEDSSSSDDEILNAKYSTGTGIRLAMKPIGHNPNTFKMDVVD
- the LOC112050257 gene encoding sodium- and chloride-dependent transporter XTRP3 isoform X3, with protein sequence MAAKAEPIGPLNGHELAPLNTRADGSERPHGVTIVLQGSRSNSLQRDAPGEDRAAWSGKLQFFLSIIGYSVGLGNIWRFPYLCQQNGGGAFLIPFLIMLILEGIPLFLIEMAIGQKMRLGSLGVWNTIHPWLGGIGIASCVVTLFVALYYNVIITWVFFYLFNSIRLSADQLPWAHCPQDNGTAEAECTKASATVYYWYREALDASPSIDQPGAPRWWIVLYLLLAWIIVFFIVMKGIQSSGKVVYFTSLFPYVVLTIFFVRGITLPGSADGIIHMYKPKLNKLLDPTVWLDAATQVFYSFGLAFGSLIAFGSYNTPNNNCVRDVLLVSVCNALTAIYASVVIFSILGFKAFTMVEKCITKEIKILALHHINGFTLNSTQEYYEAHYPSVNSTVTAALNLTGCSMSKNLEEAAEGTGLAFIVFTQAILKLTPAPFWSIIFFLMLLSLGLGSQIGIMEGMLCTIFDIDFFKRFSKPVITGAVCTFCFFVGLIFTTGAGEYWLKMFDSFAGTIGLVVVALLEMVSVIYIYGHERFTNDIYEMTGYRPGWYWQVTWRYVGPFIVSCILLSSLIFMLLYPPTYGAWNAEEGRVEKTPYPDWVLAIAVAMILAGILPIPVVLLLRRFQCLALDVDIHQGSIRRIETTVSTKEMMSDQDGVDSSDERPTRLPTSIVRRPKK